One genomic region from Anopheles bellator chromosome 2, idAnoBellAS_SP24_06.2, whole genome shotgun sequence encodes:
- the LOC131206913 gene encoding spermine oxidase: protein MSKSPEPEPGERRKHKVIIVGAGMAGLSSANHLAKNGCSDFLILEGRNRVGGRIVSIDMGMQKVELGANWIHGVLGNPMFELAMQHGLVSIINIPKPHKVVAATEDGKQVPFQVLQEIYEAYVCFLRRCEEYFLCQYLPPPDIHSVGEHIKLEVDLYLNGVECQKEKRLRKLIFECLLKRETCITGCHSMDEIDLLELGSYTELQGGNIVLPSGYSSILKPLCENLPAENFRLSCPVRRIHWKRKAARRAGPVSATDTILEEDEDGDESDDSDRTVTEVPVEGGSASNAGSDSLAHKLKTSTANVLVECEDGTVYEADHVVCTLPLGVLKEHSESLFVPALPQYKLDSIDSLLFGTVDKIFLEYDRPFLNATITEIMFLWDQEPLDAKTEPSADDDPEQRLKEQWYRKIYSFSKVSDTLLLGWISGQEAEHMETLSHETVAERCTEILRQFLKDPFVPKPKRCVCTSWKQQPYSRGSYSAIAVGASQDDIDNIAQPLYSSPHQSKPSVLFAGEHTHSNFYSTVHGAYLSGRTAAQILLTPESPQEIVIESDSSDLSSWIQGIALD, encoded by the exons ATGAGCAagtcaccggaaccggaaccgggcgagcGACGCAAACACAAAGTGATCATAGTGGGCGCGGGGATGGCTGGTCTATCATCCGCGAACCACCTGGCGAAGAACGGATGCTCAGATTTTCTAATCCTCGAGGGACGCAATCGCGTCGGAGGTCGAATCGTCTCGATCGACATGGGTATGCAGAAG GTTGAACTTGGCGCTAACTGGATCCACGGTGTTCTGGGGAATCCGATGTTCGAGCTTGCCATGCAGCATGGCCTTGTGAGCATTATCAACATCCCGAAACCGCACAAAGTGGTCGCGGCGACCGAGGACGGCAAGCAGGTCCCGTTTCAGGTGTTGCAGGAAATCTACGAGGCGTACGTTTGCTTCCTGCGGCGCTGCGAAGAGTACTTCCTGTGTCAGTACCTGCCGCCTCCGGACATACACAGCGTCGGCGAGCACATCAAGCTGGAAGTGGATCTGTATCTGAATGGGGTCGAGTGTCAGAAAGAGAAGCGGCTAAGAAAGCTGATCTTCGAGTGTCTGCTGAAACGAGAAACGTGCATCACCGGGTGCCATAGTATGGACGAGATCGATCTGCTCGAACTCGGCAGTTACACGGAACTGCAGGGTGGGAACATTGTCCTCCCGTCCGGCTACAGTTCGATCCTGAAGCCGCTGTGCGAAAATCTGCCCGCAGAAAACTTCCGACTCTCATGTCCGGTACGGAGAATACATTGGAAACGGAAAGCGGCACGTCGCGCAGGGCCAGTCAGTGCTACTGACACGATCCTTGAGGAGGATGAAGATGGAGACGAGTCGGATGACTCTGATCGGACCGTCACGGAGGTACCGGTCGAAGGTGGATCCGCTAGCAACGCAGGTTCCGATTCATTAGCGCACAAACTGAAAACCTCTACCGCTAACGTGCTGGTGGAGTGTGAAGATGGCACGGTATACGAGGCCGACCATGTGGTCTGCACTCTTCCTTTAGGTGTGCTAAAGGAGCACAGCGAATCCTTGTTCGTGCCGGCACTTCCCCAGTACAAACTGGATTCGATCGACAGCCTCCTGTTCGGTACAGTTGATAAGATATTTCTGGAGTACGATCGACCGTTTCTCAACGCAACCATCACCGAAATCATGTTTCTGTGGGATCAGGAACCGTTGGAtgcaaaaacggaaccatCTGCGGACGACGATCCGGAACAACGGCTGAAGGAGCAGTGGTACAGAAAGATTTACTCTTTCTCGAAGGTGTCCGATACGCTGTTGCTCGGGTGGATCTCGGGCCAGGAGGCGGAGCACATGGAAACGTTGTCTCACGAGACGGTCGCCGAAAGGTGCACTGAGATATTGCGCCAATTCCTGAAGGACCCATTCGTGCCGAAGCCAAAACGGTGCGTCTGCACTAGTTGGAAGCAGCAACCGTACAGTCGTGGCTCATACTCCGCCATCGCGGTCGGTGCCTCCCAGGACGATATCGACAATATTGCACAGCCACTCTACTCAAGCCCCCATCAATCGAAG cCCTCGGTACTGTTCGCCGGCGAGCACACGCATTCGAACTTCTACTCGACGGTGCATGGGGCGTATTTGAGCGGGCGAACCGCAGCCCAGATTCTACTAACGCCTGAGTCTCCGCAGGAGATCGTGATAGAGTCGGACAGCAGTGATCTTAGCTCGTGGATTCAGGGCATCGCGCTGGACTAG
- the LOC131206914 gene encoding protein Aster-B-like isoform X1, whose amino-acid sequence MVVSAADRLATVSSDTSDGEPEKTEPPTTAECDSLHSGRQLVHTILPINVDVLFELLFSRSRFLTEFHDVRKTTDMVPGEWKPNKDGLKERVVTLTIAITQTIGPKNAHVTETQVMRKCSQPSQLYAIDVTAVQGGIPYADSFYVTQHYCMSRTVDNHTVFSVHAQVHYRKSIFGFVKGFIEKNTWVGLEDFYTSLLRNLQSEYCIPPAKGKGRRTRRSGHGQSKAQAEETIAIVDTKGKQPLGRLGSATRPTAGGQPKAPKSTSARWLVAVMLLLLIFVNLMLYRKLLQMEDLERVSRLDRSEELDSLLLAKTVRTRNDWLLIFQQQETRYSDEMLEWQKVLSSVTEMLNKASVLCTRLCKVAGNATVTG is encoded by the coding sequence ATGGTCGTCTCAGCCGCAGACCGACTGGCAACGGTGTCATCGGACACCTCGGATGGAGAACCGGAGAAAACGGAGCCTCCAACGACGGCGGAATGCGATTCGCTGCACTCCGGTCGCCAGCTCGTACACACCATACTTCCAATCAATGTGGACGTTCTGTTCGAGTTGCTGTTTTCCCGCTCCAGGTTTCTCACCGAGTTTCACGATGTCCGCAAAACGACCGATATGGTACCGGGTGAGTGGAAACCCAACAAGGACGGCCTAAAGGAGCGCGTCGTCACGCTAACCATTGCCATCACGCAAACGATCGGACCAAAGAATGCGCACGTAACCGAAACGCAGGTGATGCGCAAGTGTTCGCAGCCCTCTCAGCTGTATGCGATCGACGTGACCGCGGTACAAGGTGGAATTCCGTATGCGGACAGTTTCTACGTGACGCAACACTACTGCATGTCCCGGACGGTCGACAACCACACGGTGTTTTCTGTACACGCCCAGGTTCACTATCGCAAGTCGATCTTTGGCTTCGTGAAAGGCTTCATCGAGAAGAACACCTGGGTTGGGTTGGAGGATTTCTACACCTCTCTGTTGCGCAACCTGCAGAGCGAGTATTGCATTCCGCCAGCCAAGGGCAAGGGAAGGCGGACACGACGTTCCGGTCACGGACAGAGTAAAGCACAAGCCGAAGAAACAATCGCTATCGTCGACACGAAGGGCAAGCAACCGCTTGGCCGGCTGGGATCGGCCACGAGACCTACGGCGGGTGGGCAACCAAAGGCACCAAAATCCACCAGCGCCCGGTGGCTCGTCGctgtgatgctgctgctgctgattttcGTCAATCTGATGCTctaccggaagctgctgcagATGGAAGACCTAGAGCGCGTGTCTCGCTTGGATCGTAGTGAAGAGCTCGATTCGTTGCTGCTCGCTAAAACCGTGCGAACTCGGAACGATTGGTTGTTGATCTTTCAGCAGCAAGAAACGCGCTACAGCGACGAGATGCTCGAGTGGCAGAAGGTTCTCTCGTCGGTCACCGAAATGCTCAACAAGGCCAGTGTGCTCTGCACAAGGTTGTGCAAAGTAGCAGGCAACGCAACCGTAACCGGCTGA
- the LOC131206914 gene encoding protein Aster-B-like isoform X2, whose translation MENRRKRSLQRRRNAIRCTPVASSFLTEFHDVRKTTDMVPGEWKPNKDGLKERVVTLTIAITQTIGPKNAHVTETQVMRKCSQPSQLYAIDVTAVQGGIPYADSFYVTQHYCMSRTVDNHTVFSVHAQVHYRKSIFGFVKGFIEKNTWVGLEDFYTSLLRNLQSEYCIPPAKGKGRRTRRSGHGQSKAQAEETIAIVDTKGKQPLGRLGSATRPTAGGQPKAPKSTSARWLVAVMLLLLIFVNLMLYRKLLQMEDLERVSRLDRSEELDSLLLAKTVRTRNDWLLIFQQQETRYSDEMLEWQKVLSSVTEMLNKASVLCTRLCKVAGNATVTG comes from the exons ATGGAGAACCGGAGAAAACGGAGCCTCCAACGACGGCGGAATGCGATTCGCTGCACTCCGGTCGCCAGCTC GTTTCTCACCGAGTTTCACGATGTCCGCAAAACGACCGATATGGTACCGGGTGAGTGGAAACCCAACAAGGACGGCCTAAAGGAGCGCGTCGTCACGCTAACCATTGCCATCACGCAAACGATCGGACCAAAGAATGCGCACGTAACCGAAACGCAGGTGATGCGCAAGTGTTCGCAGCCCTCTCAGCTGTATGCGATCGACGTGACCGCGGTACAAGGTGGAATTCCGTATGCGGACAGTTTCTACGTGACGCAACACTACTGCATGTCCCGGACGGTCGACAACCACACGGTGTTTTCTGTACACGCCCAGGTTCACTATCGCAAGTCGATCTTTGGCTTCGTGAAAGGCTTCATCGAGAAGAACACCTGGGTTGGGTTGGAGGATTTCTACACCTCTCTGTTGCGCAACCTGCAGAGCGAGTATTGCATTCCGCCAGCCAAGGGCAAGGGAAGGCGGACACGACGTTCCGGTCACGGACAGAGTAAAGCACAAGCCGAAGAAACAATCGCTATCGTCGACACGAAGGGCAAGCAACCGCTTGGCCGGCTGGGATCGGCCACGAGACCTACGGCGGGTGGGCAACCAAAGGCACCAAAATCCACCAGCGCCCGGTGGCTCGTCGctgtgatgctgctgctgctgattttcGTCAATCTGATGCTctaccggaagctgctgcagATGGAAGACCTAGAGCGCGTGTCTCGCTTGGATCGTAGTGAAGAGCTCGATTCGTTGCTGCTCGCTAAAACCGTGCGAACTCGGAACGATTGGTTGTTGATCTTTCAGCAGCAAGAAACGCGCTACAGCGACGAGATGCTCGAGTGGCAGAAGGTTCTCTCGTCGGTCACCGAAATGCTCAACAAGGCCAGTGTGCTCTGCACAAGGTTGTGCAAAGTAGCAGGCAACGCAACCGTAACCGGCTGA
- the LOC131206912 gene encoding symplekin has translation MDTLLRGSGFSEAAMLFTDEKIVNARTKIVEALNESQTATTTTKCEIIAKLQELLLHSDVELLNEFLENILVLGHDTHADVRKAIAGFIEEMCKQHIALLPKVIGELFSLLRDLSPNVVKRVIQGCGSIYRLALQWICSLDDIPEEVEQAWHTLCLIKASILDMIDNDNDGIRTNAIKFLEGVVILQTYPDEDSMKRENDFSLEDVPLTMKLIRRRKLEDEATNIFELLLQFHAASHISSVNLIACTGTLCIIAKLRPATMLARVIDALKNLHSNLPPTLTNSQVSSVRKNLKMQFLNLLKQPASYEHQATIAQILVDLGASNGEITRAIPKMDKREQQRRAKRALETAMASAQLAAAAKRFKMDEQQGGRRGEKEMEDKQQQHRTMEIDYDELNEQKVRSTKLNEQFLHEALQKVDPVVQLVIGNMDKVSEQTIQASKPSAVLSVEQYIQKIAHVLATQMSELKVGPGASAFTKDPPMKVRVSDEEEKSIIQGGKRKTGDLSSEPSNIEQMDVDEEQQADGPGDEEDDDEVLSEDDRQKLEATRKLRETLERVKGGTVAAGTEPKLRQRIKMPKLQEITKPLAKATKETFLLDAVGRILRAERQALVGGVSAQRQQIITAFGSAFVAPVREAILEHILEDLPKRIDLAFSWIFEEYALIQGFSRYTHVKNDNGPQYPYTQLLSRLVTNIIGRPKDTFRQKESLLKRLYLEAPLMPQEVTDLLVGMCELEDLVDCGMQIAKDLLIRRPPRERVYLELLFRYAYHENGVIREKAIEYVMNVFAVHRVLTEEIETRALAWLGYLEQENPPDAIFTAEYGRAEHPHTWNEELAKICLGLFLEVMVYDQTLLQRFSQVYIQATSEMKRAVIRAIEVAIRKIGPDSEELLRLIEQCPKGSETIIIRIIYILTEKTLPSPELVDRVRTLHHTKVSDVRLLIPVINGLTKKEILTALPKLIKLNPGVVKEVFNRLLGIGAEYGSDELPLTPTELLVALHTIETSKVELKFIVKACSLCLAEKDVYTHDVLGSVMQQLVEMTPLPTLLMRTVIQSLTLHPRLSGFVSNLLQRLILKQVWKQKVVWDGFLKCAQRLTPQSFGILIQMPAPQLQDALNICPEFREPMLEHAREIMEHQIGHVSQPVMDVLLGISPYSTTEANDLQIVGNYSEDAPMSSHLPVKIKQEKEAEPATTTSAAPLATKEQ, from the exons ATGGACACTCTCTTGCGAGGATCCGGCTTCAGTGAAGCGGCTATGCTGTTTACGGATGAAAAAATCGTCAATGCCCGTACCAAA ATTGTTGAAGCACTGAACGAATCACAAAcggcaacgacaacgacaaagTGTGAGATTATCGCCAAACTACAAGAGCTACTACTCCACTCGGATGTTGAGCTGCTGAACGAGTTTCTGGAAAACATACTTGTGCTCGGACACGATACGCATGCTGACGTGCGCAAGGCTATCGCCGGATTTATCGAGGAGATGTGCAAACAGCACATCGCACTTTTGCCGAAGGTGATCGGGGAACTATTTTCGCTTCTCCGTGACTTGTCACCGAACGTGGTGAAACGGGTGATTCAGGGCTGTGGTTCGATCTACCGATTGGCACTGCAGTGGATCTGTTCGCTCGACGACATTCCGGAAGAGGTCGAACAGGCATGGCATACACTGTGTCTGATCAAGGCCTCCATTCTGGACATGatcgacaacgacaacgacggaaTCCGCACGAACGCCATCAAGTTTCTTGAGGGAGTGGTCATCCTGCAGACCTACCCAGACGAGGACAGCATGAAGCGGGAGAATGATTTTTCGCTCGAAGATGTGCCCCTCACGATGAAGCTAATCCGCAGACGCAAGCTGGAAGATGAAGCGACCAACATTTTCGAACTGCTGCTCCAGTTTCATGCGGCTTCGCACATCTCGTCCGTTAATCTGATTGCCTGCACGGGCACGCTGTGCATCATCGCCAAGTTGCGCCCCGCCACGATGTTGGCGCGCGTCATCGACGCACTTAAAAACCTTCACTCGAACCTACCGCCAACGCTGACCAACTCGCAGGTCAGTTCGGTGAGGAAGAATTTGAAAATGCAGTTCCTCAACCTGCTCAAGCAACCGGCTAGCTACGAGCATCAGGCAACGATCGCTCAAATTCTCGTTGACCTCGGTGCATCGAACGGGGAGATAACGCGTGCCATTCCGAAAATGGACAAAcgggagcagcagcggcgggcAAAGCGGGCCCTCGAAACGGCCATGGCTAGCGCACAGCTTGCGGCCGCTGCAAAACGATTTAAAATGGACGAACAGCAAGGGGGTCGACGTGGTGAGAAAGAAATGGAagataagcagcagcagcaccgcacgATGGAAATTGATTACGACGAGCTGAATGAGCAAAAGGTGCGTTCGACGAAGCTGAACGAACAGTTCCTGCACGAAGCGCTCCAGAAAGTGGACCCCGTGGTGCAACTGGTCATCGGCAACATGGACAAAGTGTCGGAACAAACGATTCAGGCATCGAAACCTAGCGCGGTGCTCTCAGTAGAGCAGTACATTCAGAAGATTGCACACGTTTTGGCCACACAAATGAGCGAACTGAAGGTGGGTCCGGGTGCTTCCGCGTTCACGAAGGACCCACCGATGAAGGTGCGAGTTAGCGATGAAGAGGAGAAAAGCATCATTCAGggtggaaagcgaaaaacggGTGATTTGTCGTCGGAACCAAGCAACATTGAACAAATGGACGTCGACGAAGAACAACAAGCGGATGGGCCGGGTGACgaggaagacgatgacgaagtGCTCTCGGAAGACGATCGTCAGAAGCTGGAGGCAACGCGCAAGCTCCGTGAAACGCTAGAGCGTGTCAAGGGAGGAACCGTAGCGGCTGGTACCGAACCAAAGCTCCGGCAACGGATCAAAATGCCAAAGTTGCAGGAAATCACGAAACCGTTGGCGAAAGCGACGAAAGAAACGTTCCTTCTCGATGCGGTCGGCCGGATACTGCGTGCGGAACGCCAAGCTCTGGTCGGTGGAGTCAGtgcgcagcggcagcagattATAACGGCGTTCGGGTCGGCGTTTGTGGCTCCTGTGCGAGAAGCCATCCTGGAGCACATTCTCGAAGATCTCCCGAAGCGCATCGATCTGGCATTTTCTTGGATTTTCGAAGAATACGCACTGATACAGGGATTTTCGCGGTATACACACGTCAAGAACGACAACGGTCCCCAGTACCCATACACGCAGCTGCTGTCACGACTCGTCACCAACATCATCGGACGCCCAAAGGACACATTCCGGCAGAAAGAATCGCTGCTAAAGCGGCTCTACCTCGAAGCACCGTTAATGCCGCAGGAAGTGACCGATCTGCTGGTGGGCATGTGTGAGCTCGAGGACCTCGTGGACTGTGGGATGCAAATTGCTAAGGATTTGCTGATCCGTCGGCCACCACGAGAGCGTGTCTACCTCGAACTGCTGTTCCGGTACGCGTACCACGAAAACGGAGTGATTCGCGAAAAGGCAATAGAGTACGTGATGAATGTGTTTGCCGTACACCGGGTGCTGACGGAGGAAATCGAAACCCGGGCTCTCGCGTGGCTTGGGTATTTGGAACAGGAAAACCCACCGGACGCCATATTCACCGCGGAGTACGGTCGGGCCGAGCATCCGCATACGTGGAACGAAGAGTTGGCCAAAATTTGTCTGGGCCTCTTCCTGGAAGTGATGGTCTACGATCAGACGCTGTTGCAGCGGTTCTCGCAGGTCTACATACAGGCAACCTCGGAGATGAAGCGAGCCGTGATAAGGGCGATCGAGGTGGCCATCCGCAAGATCGGGCCAGACAGCGAGGAACTATTACGTTTGATCGAACAGTGCCCCAAGGGTTCGGAGACGATCATCATACGCATCATTTACATTCTGACGGAGAAAA CGCTTCCCTCGCCCGAACTCGTCGACCGTGTCCGCACGCTCCATCACACAAAAGTGTCCGACGTGCGGCTTCTTATTCCAGTCATAAATGGGCTGACTAAGAAGGAAATCCTTACTGCGCTGCCGAAGCTGATCAAGCTGAACCCAGGCGTAGTGAAGGAGGTGTTCAATCGACTTCTGGGTATCGGTGCCGAGTATGGTAGCGACGAACTTCCGCTCACGCCAACAGAGCTGCTCGTCGCACTGCACACAATTGAGACCAGCAAGGTGGAGCTCAAGTTTATTGTGAAAGCTTGCTCGCTGTGTCTGGCCGAAAAGGATGTCTACACACACGACGTGCTGGGAAGTGTGATGCAGCAGCTCGTCGAGATGACACCCCTGCCCACGCTGTTGATGCGCACCGTCATCCAGTCGCTCACACTGCACCCACGGTTGTCTGGTTTCGTGTCGAATCTGCTGCAACGGCTTATACTAAAGCAGGTGTGGAAGCAGAAGGTGGTTTGGGACGGATTTCTGAAGTGCGCCCAGCGATTGACGCCGCAGAGCTTTGGAATACTGATCCAAATGCCGGCACCGCAGCTCCAGGATGCGCTCAACATTTGTCCAGAGTTTCGCGAACCGATGCTGGAACACGCGAGAGAAATTATGGAACACCAGATCGGACACGTTTCGCAGCCCGTCATGGACGTGCTGCTCGGCATATCGCCCTATTCGACCACAGAGGCGAACGATCTGCAAATAGTG GGTAACTACAGTGAAGATGCACCGATGTCATCCCATCTTCCGGTTAAAATCAAACAGGAAAAGGAAGCCGAACCCGCAACAACCACATCGGCCGCCCCTTTGGCGACGAAAGAACAGTAA
- the LOC131212656 gene encoding nucleolar protein dao-5-like isoform X1: MSEPNAKPAEEMSPSEVKTPTKRTPKRKAEAFQKESEALLKNLGVTVDLDDGRRRTRSSSRAVTATPPTTPATPPAKRARGAATQPKSPSQALDETQKSKATPKKREHVVEPRKIVLEKDQPIEESQPEANTSSAPAAENSVEKMDVSTVQQQAKSGKPEGQVGATASDVAEERKADDTKVREVDTKDEADATSKTTEAPSAEVKKDEEHQKDAKPQKKNDEPPAADGVKESVVSAAEEPMEVDGGSGEKAVSTSEATANVTAGPVRVESTDSSATEENHENSTDSVKQEERPKDSNTTTDGVTKEEVKVVETKVVTATNVVESNGEVMSHPEDTVLKTAKEDVNSTMAEVVDGPEKKAEEQSAPVVGKEPPAENTKAVSVPTVAPLDVTSSTVVEIDDNSSNEDTVPIVKSVDVDCAPKENSVADKVNSNVEPKIVANEPTAVEAAPAAP; this comes from the exons atgtcGGAACCGAACGCGAAGCCGGCCGAGGAAATGTCGCCGAGTGAAGTAAAAACACCG ACGAAACGTACACCGAAAAGAAAGGCGGAGGCGTTCCAAAAGGAGAGCGAAGCGCTACTCAAAAATCTCGGCGTCACCGTCGACCTAGATGATGGCCGTCGTCGGACACGTTCAAGTTCTCGTGCTGTCACAGCAACGCCACCAACGACACCGGCAACACCGCCAGCTAAGCGAGCTCGTGGCGCGGCGACACAGCCAAAGTCACCATCACAAGCTTTggacgaaacgcaaaaatcAAAGGCAACGCCGAAAAAGCGTGAACACGTGGTGGAACCGCGAAAAATTGTTCTGGAAAAAGATCAACCGATTGAAGAGAGCCAGCCCGAGGCGAACACAAGCagtgcaccagcagcagaaaattCGGTTGAGAAAATGGATGTTAGCACAGTACAGCAGCAGGCAAAGTCCGGCAAACCGGAGGGACAGGTGGGTGCGACGGCCAGCGACGTAGCTGAGGAACGGAAAGCCGATGATACTAAAGTGCGGGAAGTGGACACGAAGGACGAAGCCGATGCCACTAGCAAAACCACCGAGGCGCCATCGGCAGAAGTGAAGAAGGACGAGGAACATCAAAAAGATGCTAAACCGCAGAAGAAGAACGACGAACCTCCAGCGGCGGATGGCGTGAAGGAATCCGTTGTGTCTGCTGCGGAAGAACCGATGGAGGTAGATGGTGGAAGTGGTGAAAAGGCAGTTTCCACCAGCGAAGCAACGGCTAACGTTACTGCTGGCCCCGTAAGGGTAGAATCTACTGATAGTTCGGCTACCGAAGAAAATCATGAAAATTCCACCGACTCAGTGAAGCAAGAGGAAAGGCCAAAGGATTCCAACACAACCACCGACGGAGTGACTAAGGAAGAGGTTAAAGTGGTTGAGACGAAAGTTGTGACGGCCACTAACGTGGTTGAGAGCAATGGTGAAGTAATGAGCCACCCGGAAGACACAGTGCTCAAGACGGCGAAGGAAGATGTGAACTCTACGATGGCAGAGGTGGTCGATGGACCGGAGAAGAAAGCAGAAGAGCAATCAGCGCCTGTCGTCGGGAAGGAGCCACCAGCAGAAAATACTAAGGCAGTATCTGTCCCAACTGTAGCGCCGCTAGACGTAACAAGTAGCACGGTCGTAGAGATTGATGACAACTCATCGAACGAGGACACTGTGCCGATCGTGAAAAGCGTAGATGTAGATTGTGCACCTAAAGAAAACAGCGTTGCGGACAAGGTGAATTCAAATG TGGAACCTAAGATTGTTGCAAACGAACCGACGGCCGTGGAAGCAGCACCTGCGGCACCGTAA
- the LOC131212656 gene encoding neurofilament heavy polypeptide-like isoform X2: MCMAEKLRSNENDSIYKRVTKRTPKRKAEAFQKESEALLKNLGVTVDLDDGRRRTRSSSRAVTATPPTTPATPPAKRARGAATQPKSPSQALDETQKSKATPKKREHVVEPRKIVLEKDQPIEESQPEANTSSAPAAENSVEKMDVSTVQQQAKSGKPEGQVGATASDVAEERKADDTKVREVDTKDEADATSKTTEAPSAEVKKDEEHQKDAKPQKKNDEPPAADGVKESVVSAAEEPMEVDGGSGEKAVSTSEATANVTAGPVRVESTDSSATEENHENSTDSVKQEERPKDSNTTTDGVTKEEVKVVETKVVTATNVVESNGEVMSHPEDTVLKTAKEDVNSTMAEVVDGPEKKAEEQSAPVVGKEPPAENTKAVSVPTVAPLDVTSSTVVEIDDNSSNEDTVPIVKSVDVDCAPKENSVADKVNSNVEPKIVANEPTAVEAAPAAP; encoded by the exons ATGTGTATGGCAGAAAAGCTTCGCAGCAATGAAAACGATTCGATATATAAACGTGTG ACGAAACGTACACCGAAAAGAAAGGCGGAGGCGTTCCAAAAGGAGAGCGAAGCGCTACTCAAAAATCTCGGCGTCACCGTCGACCTAGATGATGGCCGTCGTCGGACACGTTCAAGTTCTCGTGCTGTCACAGCAACGCCACCAACGACACCGGCAACACCGCCAGCTAAGCGAGCTCGTGGCGCGGCGACACAGCCAAAGTCACCATCACAAGCTTTggacgaaacgcaaaaatcAAAGGCAACGCCGAAAAAGCGTGAACACGTGGTGGAACCGCGAAAAATTGTTCTGGAAAAAGATCAACCGATTGAAGAGAGCCAGCCCGAGGCGAACACAAGCagtgcaccagcagcagaaaattCGGTTGAGAAAATGGATGTTAGCACAGTACAGCAGCAGGCAAAGTCCGGCAAACCGGAGGGACAGGTGGGTGCGACGGCCAGCGACGTAGCTGAGGAACGGAAAGCCGATGATACTAAAGTGCGGGAAGTGGACACGAAGGACGAAGCCGATGCCACTAGCAAAACCACCGAGGCGCCATCGGCAGAAGTGAAGAAGGACGAGGAACATCAAAAAGATGCTAAACCGCAGAAGAAGAACGACGAACCTCCAGCGGCGGATGGCGTGAAGGAATCCGTTGTGTCTGCTGCGGAAGAACCGATGGAGGTAGATGGTGGAAGTGGTGAAAAGGCAGTTTCCACCAGCGAAGCAACGGCTAACGTTACTGCTGGCCCCGTAAGGGTAGAATCTACTGATAGTTCGGCTACCGAAGAAAATCATGAAAATTCCACCGACTCAGTGAAGCAAGAGGAAAGGCCAAAGGATTCCAACACAACCACCGACGGAGTGACTAAGGAAGAGGTTAAAGTGGTTGAGACGAAAGTTGTGACGGCCACTAACGTGGTTGAGAGCAATGGTGAAGTAATGAGCCACCCGGAAGACACAGTGCTCAAGACGGCGAAGGAAGATGTGAACTCTACGATGGCAGAGGTGGTCGATGGACCGGAGAAGAAAGCAGAAGAGCAATCAGCGCCTGTCGTCGGGAAGGAGCCACCAGCAGAAAATACTAAGGCAGTATCTGTCCCAACTGTAGCGCCGCTAGACGTAACAAGTAGCACGGTCGTAGAGATTGATGACAACTCATCGAACGAGGACACTGTGCCGATCGTGAAAAGCGTAGATGTAGATTGTGCACCTAAAGAAAACAGCGTTGCGGACAAGGTGAATTCAAATG TGGAACCTAAGATTGTTGCAAACGAACCGACGGCCGTGGAAGCAGCACCTGCGGCACCGTAA